The Brasilonema sennae CENA114 genome includes a region encoding these proteins:
- a CDS encoding HD domain-containing protein translates to MQITRLTQQIQFIIEIDKLKQILRQTLLTDGSRRENSAEHSWHLAIMAVVLAEYAPEGVDLSRAIKMLLIHDLVEIDAGDTFCYDVQGNESKQEREAQAALRLFGLLPADQASELRSVWEEFETLQTPTAKFAAALDRIQPLLHNQQTQGGTWRIHSVTRDQVMKRVAPVETGTPELWSFVQQLIEDCIAAGYLKYAPASTPAK, encoded by the coding sequence GTGCAAATCACCCGACTCACTCAACAAATACAATTCATCATCGAAATCGACAAACTAAAACAAATCCTCCGCCAAACTCTGTTGACTGATGGTTCACGCCGGGAAAATAGTGCAGAACACTCCTGGCATTTGGCAATAATGGCTGTAGTCTTAGCAGAATATGCTCCAGAAGGAGTTGACTTATCGCGTGCCATCAAGATGCTGCTGATTCACGATTTGGTGGAAATTGATGCAGGTGATACCTTCTGTTATGATGTGCAGGGTAACGAAAGCAAGCAAGAGCGAGAAGCTCAAGCAGCGTTGCGTCTATTTGGACTTTTGCCAGCAGATCAAGCAAGTGAGTTACGTTCTGTTTGGGAAGAGTTTGAAACACTGCAAACACCCACTGCTAAGTTTGCAGCAGCCCTAGATCGCATACAACCTTTGCTGCACAACCAGCAAACTCAAGGGGGTACTTGGCGCATTCATAGTGTTACACGCGATCAGGTGATGAAACGGGTAGCGCCTGTGGAGACGGGAACACCAGAACTTTGGTCTTTTGTGCAGCAACTGATTGAAGATTGTATAGCAGCTGGTTATCTTAAATATGCTCCTGCAAGTACTCCAGCAAAATGA
- a CDS encoding polysaccharide deacetylase family protein, translating to MVPKNQRKFRVIGIAFLSTVCIWFFGSYRVIANEFESLHFQTSRIIKVSLKQLNNQQLCTQSQNIARQLEPIGNQVLSGSKILFKTFADDKVLSIPAEPLPTIHQAAKKAKVPVIMYHDIISNKKVIYDITPQELEKHFELIKSTQMTPISLNRLFAHLRTGSPLPKKPILLTFDDGYGGHYEYAYPLLKKYGYPAVFAIHTSGVGVNAGRTHVTWEQLRIMANDPLITISSHSRTHPALTKISDQQLYKEVVESKQILEAQLNRSIIYFTYPYGNYDSRVKKIVAEAGYLAALTIGDPTEMFANQSKDLFAISRFEKSRLEKVIPQAWGSPNLAQCNS from the coding sequence ATGGTGCCAAAAAATCAGAGAAAGTTTCGTGTCATAGGAATTGCGTTTTTGTCCACAGTTTGTATTTGGTTTTTTGGTTCATACCGGGTGATTGCAAATGAATTTGAAAGTCTGCACTTTCAGACATCACGAATTATAAAAGTTTCCTTAAAACAGCTCAATAATCAACAATTATGTACCCAGTCTCAAAATATAGCTAGGCAACTTGAGCCTATAGGCAATCAAGTATTATCTGGTTCAAAAATATTATTTAAGACTTTTGCAGATGACAAAGTGTTATCAATACCCGCCGAGCCTTTACCAACAATACACCAAGCTGCAAAGAAAGCTAAAGTACCTGTAATTATGTATCACGATATTATCTCAAACAAGAAAGTCATTTATGATATAACACCCCAAGAATTAGAGAAACATTTTGAACTGATTAAATCGACTCAGATGACTCCTATTAGCTTAAATCGACTTTTTGCTCACTTGCGAACAGGAAGCCCATTACCAAAAAAACCTATCTTGTTGACTTTTGATGATGGTTATGGTGGGCACTATGAATATGCTTATCCTCTATTAAAAAAATATGGTTATCCGGCTGTTTTTGCTATTCATACGAGCGGTGTAGGAGTTAATGCTGGTCGTACTCATGTTACTTGGGAACAATTAAGAATTATGGCTAATGACCCACTCATTACAATATCTTCCCACAGCAGAACTCATCCTGCCCTCACAAAAATATCAGATCAACAGCTATATAAAGAAGTTGTGGAATCTAAGCAGATACTTGAAGCTCAATTAAATCGTTCTATTATTTATTTTACTTATCCTTACGGTAACTATGATTCCAGGGTAAAGAAAATAGTTGCAGAAGCCGGATATTTGGCAGCACTTACAATCGGCGATCCAACTGAGATGTTTGCAAACCAGTCAAAGGATTTATTTGCGATCAGTCGTTTTGAGAAATCTCGTCTAGAAAAAGTTATTCCCCAAGCTTGGGGCAGCCCAAATCTGGCACAGTGTAATTCTTGA
- a CDS encoding lipoyl protein ligase domain-containing protein — protein MAIDSWLLKQHQSGHPPALRFYTWSPPAISLGYHQHKYPEHWQHLVWQGEKVDLVRRPTGGRAVLHQGDLTYAVVTSDVTSGIVGSRVQVYQKICEFLIQGWRSLGIELQYGTAGRGYIHNPNCFGTATGADLILPDGTKLIGSAQLRRGGAILQHGSMRLHPSAELFTQVFGTESFSPVHFPQNLDIEKIIAALIAAAEDCFGMELKVQPISESEWEAILS, from the coding sequence ATGGCGATTGACAGCTGGTTGTTAAAACAGCATCAGTCGGGACATCCTCCTGCTTTGCGATTTTACACTTGGTCGCCACCTGCCATTTCTTTAGGCTACCATCAACATAAATATCCTGAACATTGGCAGCATCTGGTTTGGCAAGGTGAGAAAGTGGATTTAGTGCGGCGTCCTACAGGAGGACGTGCAGTGTTACATCAAGGTGATTTAACCTACGCTGTTGTCACATCTGATGTCACATCTGGAATTGTGGGGAGTCGCGTTCAGGTGTACCAAAAAATTTGTGAGTTTTTGATTCAGGGGTGGCGATCGCTCGGCATAGAATTACAATACGGTACAGCTGGACGCGGTTACATCCACAACCCCAACTGTTTTGGCACTGCAACTGGTGCAGATTTAATTTTGCCAGATGGTACTAAACTGATCGGTAGCGCGCAACTGCGACGAGGTGGAGCTATTTTACAACATGGTTCTATGCGTTTGCACCCTTCAGCTGAGTTATTTACTCAAGTATTTGGTACAGAATCTTTTTCTCCTGTCCATTTTCCCCAGAACTTAGATATTGAGAAGATTATTGCCGCTTTAATTGCTGCTGCTGAAGATTGTTTTGGTATGGAGTTAAAAGTGCAACCAATCTCTGAGTCTGAGTGGGAAGCAATTTTGAGCTAG
- a CDS encoding YbjN domain-containing protein, translating to MTSYQSNPETLESESTSTDELINEIIEETNDINYVEIIENVIDTLEQDDSAMVSQPSEGGYRWKFKYGTVEVYVQLTGRTDEDTLTVWSAVLKLPAKDEPKLMRQLLEMNASSTFESRFAFIENQVVVLATRTLADLSAGEASRLITIVATIADNNDEILQSEFGVA from the coding sequence ATGACAAGCTACCAATCCAATCCAGAAACGCTTGAGAGTGAATCCACATCCACTGATGAACTCATCAATGAGATTATCGAAGAAACAAACGACATTAACTATGTGGAGATCATCGAAAACGTTATCGACACGCTAGAACAAGATGACAGCGCAATGGTGAGTCAGCCTTCAGAAGGTGGTTACCGTTGGAAGTTCAAGTACGGCACAGTGGAAGTGTATGTCCAACTGACTGGAAGAACTGATGAAGATACTTTAACAGTTTGGTCTGCAGTGCTCAAATTACCTGCCAAAGATGAACCTAAGTTAATGCGACAGTTGTTAGAGATGAATGCATCTAGCACCTTTGAATCGCGTTTCGCCTTCATTGAAAACCAAGTTGTCGTACTTGCAACACGCACTCTGGCAGATTTGTCTGCTGGTGAGGCTTCCCGCTTAATTACTATCGTGGCAACGATCGCCGATAACAACGACGAAATATTACAATCTGAATTTGGTGTGGCTTGA
- a CDS encoding CHAT domain-containing protein codes for MAGKKPVFFRIIKSIVSFKYPGRSWIAQPILAAIAMFVCVLISPVLAQAPLVNSTVHQFTISEGKTQDLVQQGKKLYEAGQFTLAVKVLQEASAAFRTQGDYLGEAVTLSNLCLAFQQLSLWNQAEKAIAQSLNLLKSLKNSQESSNILAQALDVQGRLQLSRGQSEAALTTWQQAAGIYQQIKDTAAFTRNQINSAQALQVLGRYRQAKKILTEVSQTFQNQSDSSTKASGLLSLGNIMQVVGDLKESQQVLQQSLALAKATSSDQIIAETLFSLGNTARAQHDKKKALDYYQQAASASTDSTTRTQAHLNRLSLLVETKQFADASALSSQIQSEINNLPASRMVVEAKINFAQSLMKLNSCTSCKTIPPRVGNPPRVAKVFSTEQNTDSSKFLVNFNGLGLLPRNFSSGRATLLMENRATSPSSPSVLETSAQILANAVQQAQSLQDNRAESYALGTLGNLYQINQQFTDAQKLTQKALVIAQNLHALDIVYQWQWQLGRIYKQQGNQKTAIAYYSEAFNTLQTLRSDLVAINPDIQFSFRESVEPVYRELVALLLQTENESIQHQESQKSENQKNLQQARFVIEALQIAELDNFFRSACLTAKQKLDLIVDKKDSRSAVLYPIILPDRLDVILKLPNQNLRHYKTVIAENKVERVVENLTEYLRDVTRTSQVKQLSQQIYDWLIQPAEAELSKSGIKTLVFVLDGALRNIPMSVLYDKQHEKYLVEKYAIAIAPGLQLLDPKPLQKVKLNTIIAGVAAERTIENRKFPPLQNVPQELQQIQSEVPKTEELLNQKFTEHNLQKELQSAPFSVVHLATHGEFSSDPEKTFVLTWDKLLKVKEFDHLLRFRDTKTSSAIELLVLSACKTAVGDKRAALGLAGVAVQAGARSTLATLWSVDDEATANLMSWFYKELKAGVNKAEALQRAQLAVFAQQKSPYFWAPFVLVGNWL; via the coding sequence ATGGCGGGAAAAAAGCCTGTATTTTTCCGTATTATAAAATCCATTGTTTCATTTAAATACCCAGGTAGAAGTTGGATAGCTCAACCAATACTCGCAGCAATTGCGATGTTTGTCTGCGTGCTCATATCACCAGTGTTGGCACAAGCTCCTCTTGTCAATTCTACTGTTCATCAATTTACAATTAGCGAGGGTAAAACACAAGACCTTGTGCAACAGGGTAAAAAACTTTACGAGGCTGGACAGTTTACCCTTGCTGTTAAAGTGTTGCAAGAGGCTTCTGCTGCTTTTAGAACTCAGGGAGATTATTTAGGGGAAGCTGTAACTTTGAGCAATCTCTGTTTAGCTTTTCAACAACTCAGTTTATGGAACCAAGCTGAAAAAGCGATCGCTCAAAGTCTCAATTTATTAAAAAGTTTAAAGAATTCCCAAGAAAGTTCTAATATCCTAGCACAAGCCCTCGATGTGCAAGGACGCTTACAATTATCGCGGGGACAATCTGAAGCAGCATTGACCACTTGGCAACAAGCTGCTGGGATTTATCAGCAAATCAAAGACACTGCTGCATTCACCCGTAACCAGATTAACTCGGCTCAAGCTCTACAAGTTTTAGGACGATACCGTCAAGCAAAGAAAATTTTAACTGAAGTTTCGCAAACTTTTCAAAACCAAAGCGACTCATCAACAAAAGCATCGGGACTATTGAGTCTTGGCAACATTATGCAAGTCGTTGGTGATTTAAAGGAATCTCAGCAGGTATTGCAGCAAAGTTTAGCACTTGCAAAAGCGACGTCGTCTGATCAAATAATCGCTGAAACTCTCTTTAGCTTGGGAAACACTGCCCGTGCCCAGCATGATAAAAAAAAGGCATTGGATTATTACCAGCAAGCTGCAAGTGCTTCAACTGATTCAACTACACGTACTCAGGCACATCTGAATCGACTAAGCCTACTTGTTGAGACAAAGCAATTTGCAGATGCATCAGCATTATCGTCCCAAATCCAATCTGAAATCAACAACTTGCCGGCAAGTCGGATGGTAGTTGAGGCAAAAATAAACTTTGCCCAAAGTTTGATGAAACTAAACTCTTGCACCAGTTGTAAGACGATTCCGCCAAGGGTTGGAAACCCCCCGCGAGTAGCAAAAGTCTTCTCAACAGAACAAAATACCGACTCATCAAAGTTTTTAGTCAATTTTAATGGACTTGGATTATTACCCCGGAACTTCAGTTCTGGGCGGGCGACATTGCTCATGGAGAATCGTGCTACATCTCCCTCATCCCCTTCTGTGCTAGAAACTTCAGCCCAGATACTAGCTAATGCAGTTCAGCAGGCGCAAAGTTTACAAGACAACCGAGCAGAATCTTATGCCCTTGGGACTCTTGGGAATTTGTATCAAATCAATCAGCAGTTTACGGATGCCCAAAAGCTCACTCAGAAAGCTTTAGTTATAGCTCAAAATCTTCATGCATTAGATATAGTTTATCAATGGCAATGGCAACTAGGACGTATATACAAGCAGCAGGGAAATCAAAAAACTGCAATTGCTTACTATTCTGAAGCTTTTAACACTCTCCAAACTTTACGTAGTGATTTAGTTGCTATCAATCCAGACATTCAGTTTTCCTTCCGTGAAAGTGTGGAACCTGTGTATCGGGAGTTAGTCGCATTGCTATTGCAAACAGAGAACGAGAGTATCCAACATCAAGAAAGCCAAAAGTCAGAAAACCAAAAAAATCTGCAGCAAGCTCGTTTTGTAATAGAAGCACTGCAAATTGCAGAATTAGATAATTTCTTTCGCTCAGCATGTTTAACTGCAAAGCAGAAACTTGATCTAATTGTTGATAAAAAAGACTCACGCTCAGCAGTTCTCTATCCAATCATTTTACCAGACCGTTTAGATGTTATTCTCAAATTGCCTAATCAGAACTTGCGGCACTACAAAACTGTCATTGCTGAAAATAAGGTAGAACGTGTTGTAGAAAATCTCACAGAATATTTACGCGATGTCACCAGAACTTCTCAAGTCAAACAGCTATCCCAACAAATATACGACTGGTTAATTCAACCTGCTGAAGCAGAGTTAAGCAAAAGTGGGATCAAAACCCTAGTGTTTGTCCTAGATGGAGCGTTGCGTAACATACCAATGTCAGTTCTCTATGACAAACAACATGAGAAATATCTGGTTGAAAAGTATGCGATCGCGATCGCCCCTGGATTACAACTGCTAGATCCCAAACCATTGCAAAAAGTCAAGTTAAATACCATTATTGCTGGAGTAGCTGCAGAACGGACTATTGAAAACCGCAAGTTTCCTCCGCTCCAAAATGTACCCCAGGAACTGCAACAAATCCAGTCTGAGGTACCCAAAACTGAAGAACTTTTAAATCAAAAGTTTACCGAACATAATCTCCAAAAAGAATTGCAATCAGCTCCCTTTTCTGTAGTTCATCTGGCGACTCACGGTGAGTTTAGTTCCGATCCAGAAAAAACTTTTGTTCTCACCTGGGATAAGTTACTTAAGGTGAAAGAATTTGATCACTTACTGCGATTCAGGGACACAAAAACGTCGAGTGCTATCGAATTGCTTGTGCTGAGTGCTTGTAAAACAGCTGTTGGAGACAAGCGAGCCGCTTTGGGACTTGCTGGAGTAGCTGTACAGGCAGGCGCACGTAGTACACTTGCAACATTGTGGTCTGTAGATGATGAAGCTACCGCCAATTTGATGAGTTGGTTTTACAAAGAATTGAAAGCAGGAGTTAATAAAGCCGAAGCACTCCAGCGTGCTCAACTAGCTGTTTTTGCCCAACAGAAAAGTCCATATTTTTGGGCACCTTTTGTATTAGTGGGGAATTGGCTCTAA
- a CDS encoding acyl-CoA dehydrogenase family protein — MIDFSLTLEQRMLQSKALEFAQTEIKPIVQIIEESDNPEIEPWDFCQSVFRKGTELGFTSLLLPKEYGGLGGKCVDLVLVLEELGAVDVSIASSYFNLTAAMSLFVTRAGTSEQQKRILSHVRSGEPHLYSAAESEPNVATSDLFCPIPDPNIGLKTFAQRDGDAYILNGKKSSLVTNAGIADAYFIIARTALDKPLGESMSIFYIPANTPGLKFGNRTEMIGWKPSHHAEIHLDNVRVPTENLLGKEGEGAKLLMLLPEVAIGLAACYVGLARAAYEYALDYAKKRVSWGRPIIQHQSVALKLADMMINTQAARLTVWEAANTADTNLQLAGMVKAPAAKTFAVDVAIKNAQTALEILGGYGVTKQAQTGKFLADASIGYSCDFTREVLRLGLVNCL; from the coding sequence ATGATTGACTTCAGCCTCACTCTTGAACAGCGGATGTTGCAGTCGAAAGCGCTTGAGTTTGCCCAAACAGAGATTAAACCTATTGTTCAAATCATTGAGGAATCTGATAACCCAGAAATAGAACCTTGGGATTTCTGTCAAAGTGTGTTCCGCAAAGGAACTGAACTAGGATTCACGTCATTATTACTCCCAAAAGAGTACGGTGGTTTGGGTGGAAAGTGCGTAGATCTGGTTTTGGTTCTGGAAGAACTAGGTGCAGTTGATGTCAGTATTGCGTCTAGTTACTTTAATCTGACTGCTGCAATGTCCCTTTTCGTGACTAGGGCTGGAACAAGTGAACAGCAAAAGCGAATATTGTCGCATGTTCGTTCCGGGGAACCTCACTTGTATAGTGCTGCAGAAAGTGAGCCAAACGTCGCCACCTCAGATTTGTTTTGTCCAATACCAGATCCTAACATCGGACTTAAGACCTTTGCACAACGCGATGGTGATGCATACATCCTCAACGGGAAAAAGTCATCGTTAGTCACAAATGCTGGGATTGCAGATGCATATTTCATCATTGCACGCACCGCTCTCGATAAGCCTTTGGGCGAGAGTATGTCTATATTCTACATTCCAGCAAATACCCCCGGTCTGAAATTTGGTAACAGAACCGAGATGATTGGTTGGAAACCTTCTCATCATGCAGAAATTCATCTTGACAACGTGCGAGTACCTACAGAGAATCTTCTTGGCAAAGAGGGGGAGGGGGCAAAACTTCTCATGTTGCTTCCTGAAGTGGCTATTGGACTTGCGGCTTGCTACGTTGGTTTGGCTCGCGCTGCATATGAGTATGCTTTAGATTATGCCAAAAAGCGGGTTAGCTGGGGGCGTCCAATTATCCAGCATCAGTCAGTCGCCTTGAAACTTGCTGATATGATGATAAATACCCAGGCTGCGCGATTAACGGTATGGGAGGCAGCAAATACTGCAGACACTAACCTCCAACTCGCTGGAATGGTGAAGGCACCAGCAGCTAAGACTTTTGCTGTGGATGTGGCAATTAAAAACGCCCAAACAGCACTTGAGATTCTTGGTGGCTATGGAGTTACTAAGCAGGCTCAAACAGGTAAGTTTCTTGCCGACGCCTCTATTGGATATTCATGTGACTTCACAAGGGAAGTTCTGCGTCTTGGACTTGTTAACTGTTTGTAG